The following is a genomic window from Calliphora vicina chromosome 5, idCalVici1.1, whole genome shotgun sequence.
cgaaagaacattttctatgtataaaaatgttttcagatccaatagacaacgatttttatttgaaaatttaagtaaattttttgtggttaaaaattatgtaaaagtttgtttttttaagagcatattttttaaattttaagagcatattttaaagtttttactgcatatttaaagcgcctaaaacgctttttttggagcatatttccggtttccctggtgatcacagatcaagctccttttcttgattaaacgcttattggccaagttattagagaatttagatattttgagtttttatataaaaaattttggctagaaatatgagtgatcacagatcgaacttcttctcttgattaaactcttattggccaagatattagcgaatttagatattttgagtttttatataaaaaaataaatttttgttcagaaatatgatcactgatcgaggtccttttcttgattaaacgcttaatggccaagttattagcgaatttagatattttgagtttttatataaaaaattttggtcagaagtatgagtgatcacagagcGAGCCAAttagataaatcaaaaaaagtgggcgtaaaagtatgcgtggtcaatttttcattccgtaaaaacctaagttgggctatgaccaacatttaaaaaaaaaaatttgtctaaatcggtccggccgttctctactgatgcaattaccaacgaacgacatttgattttaatttatatagattcGAAGAGAAtacgaaattaaataaattataaatacttAAAGATTTctgaataaacatttatgattaattattaattaattttagccagcataaaaaaaaaagtatttcacgTCGGCATTCCAAAGAAgatttttggcaaacaaaactcaaattgaaaattggtgGAGACCATAAAACTGTAGGAAGTTCTTGGATGATTTATTTTACACTCAGAATTATCTTCTGTCGtcttttattacaatcgcagcatatttaacacattttagAGCTTTCAGACGATATTCCGATAGGATATTTCAATggccaaatttttaatttttttcttattttggctTCGCATTAACTAGAAGTATTGAATatgtattgaaataattttattttttttaattttagatagGTATCTTTATTCAGGATTATTtgtaatatgtacatatatgagtAGATGTGATGCAAAACTCGttcattgcaaaaattaaaaaaaatcgagataACCATTGATTCTGGCAGCCCTTTTGGGGCTTTATGGTAATCAATATAGAGATTGTATAGGATGCATGtgcttttctatatttttacatGACTTAAAATTGCAATTAGCAGCAATAGTCATTTTCAAAACTCTCTCATTACATATTCCGTAGCAAAACTCGATGGTTCAATTGTGTTAATTATTCTATTTGAAGTGTGCTTATTTCTAAATTGTCAATATCTTAATTACTTCTGTACTGAAAGcaccaaaacaaatttaaatttaaaaaaaaaattaaaatgattcgaaatttttttttccaaaaaattaaaaaaaaacaactttaaaatttgtattttgaagtttaatttggcgaagggtatataagattcggcacagcgaaatatagctctcttacttgtttttatatagagTTTGATATAAATGCGTaccggcgaatattttttatatgtgtaGTTTGACATTATCGCGTGCTATTTCTTTAATTAGCTGTGCTGGGGATGTTACCTTATTAAATTCACCTTGGTTGGGACTGTTAGCCAATTAGAGTTGTGCCGCTTTGAACTAAAACGCTCTTTTTTAGTGATTCAGTTAAAAAGTTATACTACGCCtacaaaacaattacaaaaacaaccCTGTAGTACATAAAATAGTCGATTGATAAAAAAACACTAATTATAAATTAACTATTTTGCAAATGACTACAAATTGGTTTAAATCTCATTCAGATATCAACCAAACATAttgcaaaaaatcaaaaaagcacACATAAGAtgtaaataaaagcaaaataagaaaatctaaaaaagaaTGAAACAAAAGAAGCAAGTCATGAAGTCTAATGTCACTTGTCAATCAAAGCAAACAAGATCTTTGAGGTAAAGAGtgctaaattttaatagaattatcaaaaaagagaacataataacatttaaatattgaaggtttgtaataatattgtaaaatagttcattaaaaattataataaataaatatacagtaAGAGGCTTTTAATGCAAAAGTATAAACCGATTATTAATAaccaatattttaattaactgCAAATTGGTGAAAAATAAGTAATTTGTAGTCAAGTAATGCGCATTCATTATAAGATGGTGACGATAGTACAGGTGATTATTGATTGGATATCAACAAAACAACTTTGTCAGTTCCAGcccaaggtatattaattataattaatataccttgttCCAGCCCAAGGcaaatttatttacaggtatagccaattttacaacaaatacaactttaccaaacagctaaacaacagcagactgcaaaaatcaaaaacagggGTGAAAATAAATACGTGAAATTTACTTTCATTAAGTActccattcacttttatattatcaattattcacttgtctactattttatattttttattaaaagaaacaaaaacgttaatttaaattaataaagaaatgtaaacaaactttgacagctagaagtgaaaaaacaaatcgagcaaaaaatagtcagctggcttTTCGACGTCACCTTATTAGATACTCCTTGTTCCAGCcaacataaacaaattacatgtggtttttataaaatcagctgattttatgcGCTCACCTTGAGAATACaccttacccccattttctcaatatctggttatcgtttttcgtaacgataaacctccgattaacattttttttgtatgagaactgtcactttatcgtcacgataaaaaataaccagagattgggAAAATGGGGGTTAGAATATAATGAATACGTCTtgggtataaatttttaaatctgcCTTGGCTATCTATATACAGTTGCGAACAAAATAATAGCAGtagcacgaaattttgaaatattttaacttttttcacaGTGTACTGTGTTTGACATACAAAAGAGAGTGGACGTCGAATATATTAACTACAGCCTGAACTTCCAAATAAAACCAGTTTAAACCCTccagttcacaaaatattgctATATTTGCTTGTAAACCAGTCGGCATTCAGCGTACTCCAAACAACTACCactatgtatttttgttaatagtGGCTTTTTCCTTGGACTTCGTTCTGAGAAGTTTGCATTTAGAAATCATCTGCTTACTGTCATATCAACAACTTCTAAATTTCATTAGGTTTTTATTTGCTTGACAGATTAAATGGATTGCATTTGATGATTCTGATGATATTTCAATCGTTCTGAGGTGCAGTTTTCCGTTTGCAGTtcctatttttttctttctattcaaTAGCGTTTGATATAAAGTTGAATATATGGAAaagattttccttatttttttaactttaaagttaattttcgCTAAGCAATGGTGTTATGTATTGCGCAACCCCCTAAAAcaggaattatataaaaaagaactatatttaacattaaaaatacaataaattcagcatatttaactaaattttactttaatcttaaaaaatatttgacttctttaaaaaaaaaaataattcaataatcCGGCACTGctatttcaatgttaataaaaaatacatattgtcaTATATAAGAGCGTCTATTTCcgaaattatcattatttttacaaaaagaataTCTCACAAAAAATGTACAGGCTTGACCGATTatggataaacaaaattttaagtttaaaatttttaaagacatTGTACGccgtttcaaaaaaatttcttagtGGTACTGCTATTTTCTTGTTCGTAactgtacatacatatcgttaactaaaatgcaaaaaggcgtaagtaacaaaaatataattttacaggagaagcaaaaacctttgtaaaatgaaaactaTAACATGTTTAACGAAGTTTTTTCGAATTTAACTTTAAGTACACTGACAAATTTTTGATCGaagaagtttaaaattttgccaagaCATGTAGTTTAATGGCATTTATATaataatcaatcaaaaactcgattttgaattttttgttagttacgcctttttgcattttagctaacgatatataaaaattaaatggtccatgtatggaatggcatcacgtgagaacgtctggagcgatttggctgatttttttttattcgattcgaaattttcaggagatggtgtTTGTAAAgacaaaattcgaaaattttaatttttaatatattaccacctttcatttttcttaataagaaacatttttttgagaaacttgaagaactaacattagtaaatatcTACCGAGCGATGCCGGGCGGTCAGCTAGTAATGATTAAATACAACAGAATGACGTTATGGGTTTTTTGACATAAACAGgttattttctactgaaaaattttatgcgaaatcctgagaaagaaatataatttggtcGAAAAAGACTAGTTTATAACAAAACTAATCACTTTGGGATGTTTCGAACTGCATATACGTTTGCTCTGATTTAGGTCTTCACAGATAttggtattttttaaacaaaaatttggtacaaaacTTTAATGAGTGGCAACGTTGAAGAGAAATGGAATTCGACCTAGACGGCAACATTGATATCTATGCGAAAATATCAGACTGAAAGAAAAAATCGAATAAGATGTAAAAATTCGGTAAAGAAACAACAATGTCTAATGAGATTAATTTCAGCAAACTATACGATAAGAAGAAGCACatgaaatatatacatattattttaaacaaaatgcatTTAACAAGAACGACAAATTTAAAACTgtgttaatttccaaaattgcaGAATCGATTTTTCATTCTTTGTTACTTATGAAAATGGCAGAATATGAAAAATTGCAGAAAACTTCGTTGATAATAGAGCTTGGGGTTTGTTtatgtattattaaaattttacttaccgaaatttcatattttttctaattgtaCATATATCTTTTCACtagtaagttttatttaactttttttcaacataGATTATATATAAgacacattttattattttaatcaaCACATTTGTTATGAGTCCACTAAACATGTAAGTACATACaagaaattatttgattttttgttcaataaaaGAACTTGCATTTAATGAAAAAAGGTGGCATTTAAACacagcatacaatttttttgcatttcgaCTATTTTTTACATGACTTTCTATGCAAAAAcgagacaaaattaaaaatttacaatttacacAAGTGAATCAAAAACTTTATCCAGCttgattacaaaattatttctgTCTATTGTGTACACTGGTGTACGTGACGagaaaatgaattattcacAATAGCTGTTTATGTATATATGTGATGAACCCACTGTGAATGACtgaggaaaaaaatatatgtatgcagATACCTAAACAGTCATTTATCCTTTCACTTTACTAACATTcattatcttttaaataaattcactaacaaattattaatcatatataaaataccgATTAACGCAATATTTAAACaagtgtttttctataattttgcaatttttgacGACAAATTTTCAGACGGTCGTATTTTTTATTAGCTTTGTGGTACAATAAAGTTGTAAAAGTATTGGGTATTTGTATACCGAGTACTCAACACTATTTTTCCAAGTACTCAATAAGAAAAATCAACTACTCAATTCTTTAGGGGGTCtgcaaaaaaggaaaaatatcgTTAagactaaaaaatatataattattgcAATTACAGTTGTGTCCGATATTGACATACACTTTAAATACACTTTCAgcgcaaaataaaaattaaatagaattccCGCTATTGATGTTAACACCACacaatcaaaaacaaaatgcatGCTTGACGAGTCATCCTGCAAGTGTACACCAAACCATCATACCATTTTGATAGTGTATGTTGTATTGGTAGTATATATTGATTGATGATGGTATTTCAATCAACTCgattataaaaaccaaaaatttgcattttcattatttaaaattattatcgaATATACGGTAACGGTAGTCAAGTTGATTGTATTTAAGGGGTAATGACagtttagcggtaacggtagccaCTCTTGGCTTGGCATACCGGTAACACTGATACCATAGCAACTAATTgtttggttttaattaaaaaatctaaaatagtttttttttttaacacaacttATAGAAAAAACTTCTTGTCTCCGATCTTCAATTAAATTACTTATAGGTTAAAAATCCAtgactttaaagtttaaactattGTGGTGcgaatttaatacttttaataaaaacatttacatGTTTAAGCCCGGATATTAAAAgttatatagaaaaacaaaatgtgATTATTGAAATTAGACAGAATATTGTATAACCACGTATaatattatgtaaatatttgattaatcgtcccctcaataaagcAATAGTGCAatagcatatacaccattattttttatttcataatatgAATATacattacttttgttctagatgtctactaacacaaaaattttaaaatcaattatttcgaaatggcaaaaaaattatacactattgatTTATTAAGGGGATGAAATCATCCttgaattttagaattttttattgttaataactGTTTGCCGGTGTGGGTAGATTTGGCGGGACGCACATATTGGGTTTTTACCAAAATTGTAACTACTTCAGGTCACCTATTTATGCTGAgatgtattataaaaataatttatgtattcGATGAGTCCAATTTTATTCTTATCATCTAAACGTAATTGATGCAAATTTTGGAGTCAATCAGAAATGGAAACATATACCGGAAGTCAATTAAGTGTCTGAACATAGGTATAAGTGcgacttgttttttattataaattgaaCAGTGTATCCagaaaaagtggacttagctaAGGGATTTATCCtatatatttaatacaattagataatttaatttgacaaaaataagttgaaaacaatttttgtataatataacGGAGACTTAAATTAAAATGGCGTATACAACACgttcaaattttaaacataatcaCTATTTTGCTTGTTGTAAGACAGCTTTCGAGGAAGGTAGAGGCTATCGTTCGAAATCTGCCAATCCGCCATCATCATTGTTGTCATTGTATTCAGCTCCAATATCAGGGATTAAAACACGACATGTTCCACCATTTTCAATACAATCACAACAAAAGAATACAGTAGTAGCAAGTGGGCCTTTAGATTATTCTTCCGAAACTGCAAGTGAGCGAGGAAAAACGAAAAGTAAGTTATGgattgtaatatttaaaaaacaataatcaacAATTAAATACTGtttatttaagttattaagTTATCGCTTTCTAATGTCGGTTCAAGTTATTGTTCAAAAAACTTTCATCACAGCAACTCCTTTCGCATGTATTTCGATCGCGGAGATCTGCCAATCAAAATGGAATACTTGTGTGGTGGTGACAAAATTGGCTGGACCGTAAGTAGTttcataaaacaattaaatttccttaaaaagtattttgtagcggttgtaaaaaaatgttttataggCCTATGGTAGATCCGAATTTCTAAGGCGTTATTTGGAAAAGTATTTGAATTGCCTTTCATTTGATAACAATATCGTCTATGTAcatgacttagtaatcgagatataggtcagaaaatcgaggtagtcgtgaTTTTCCGTTTataactcagccatttatggTCCGATTTTCCGGATTATAAATAGCgaatcgagtttaagttttttagGACTACtctataaaacataaaaaatttaagtgttcTTATTATTTTGTCCATAACGGCATATGTACTTACAGGTGGATATAGAAAAATTGGATTATAGTTTATATCTTCCTTTGTTTTTTGATGGTCTTTGTGAAATTGAACATCCATACAAAACATATGCCAGGCAAGGTGTTTCAGATCTTTTATTAGCAGGAGGCGAAAAAGTACATGCTGTCATACCACAGTTAATATTGCCATTAAAGAGTaagtaaacttatttaaaaatgtggACATCGGACAATTTGTTCTCAATATATAGGTGATGCCAAACAATAACAGTATGATTGCTGTATAATACATTTTCATCACATGTGAAAAACCTTATGTTACAGGACATTTTTGTCCTCGAATCCATCCCGTTTAATACTAATATACATGTTTCTTTATTTACATGCAGATGCCTTAAGTACAAAAAATTTGGAAGTGATGTGTACAACATTGAAAATTATACAACAGTTGGTGTTGTCATCGGATCTGGTGGGACCAGCATTAGTACCGTTTTATCGACAGTTATTGCCAATGTTTAATGCTTATAAAGTCAAGAATTGTaagttttacattaaaaatttttaattcatgatattttttaatacgtTATTATATATAGTGAACTGTGGAGATGAAATTGATTACACTCAaaagaaaaacatgaatttgGGGGATTTAATTGATGAAACACTTCAAATTTTAGAAATACATGGTGGCGAAGATGCTTTTATTAATATCAAGTACATGGTTCCTACGTACGAATCTTGCTATTTAAActaatgattattttaaattgttttttaattaaactaaaattcCATACTTACATTTGACCAACTCACAGAAAAAAGTGATTGATTCCTACGTctcccaaaatattttgggtGATATTTTGATGATAACCGTTCAAAAAAAGCatttatacttttttcaaaatattttcatcatTTGAAAGGGATCTCCCAGCCGCATACAACACTATATGTATTTGGTTTCCTTTAATATAGAGATATTTCGTAATTTATACGACTTTTCAaggattttttatcaaaattattactatttcgtccccttaataaaacaatagtgtataatttgtttgccatttcgaaataattgaaatgtgGTAAACATCATGTTTCAAACATGGTCAATATGGGTACCAAAGTATTTGTTTTGATAAGTGGATACTCGTAGTGCATAAACAAATtggaattttgcaaaatttgtgCATTTTTCGTGGTACTGAAGAGTAAACTTTGGAGTTAATCCAgctcaaaagttttttttattttcaacatgaTATATGGATGAAAATGGGgctgaaaattaaaagaatttattacaACAACGcgttaaaaaattgatttgcgtcagctaaataaaacaataattttgatACCCATATTGACCATGTATAAAACTTAACTTAACTGTGCGACAACATGCAAACTCCCAATAAACCATACATATACAGCGATGTGTGCAGGTGGAAGAGAATTTCTAATGATTCCCGATATTATATGTGTAGTTTTGGAAGAATATTTCGGGAGACATCCTAAAACAACCCAAGTGTTATTACAAATGGGGAGTTACAAAATCACTTTTTTCATCTCTATACTAAGCGAGTCGCTTTaacgtacatacataaataaaatatttagttgtttCAGTAGTAaagtaaatgaaatttatttgcaccatttatacatatatctgcatacaaatacatacatatatacacaatccgatatacatacatacgaaatatgtacatatgtacataggaAATAATATTACAttcattacaatttatttatttatacatattcatTAAGACGAACAAATATTCTTTGTTAATGAGACCAAtaaatgttttactttttttccataaaagtcCATTCCTTACCGGTAGTGACAGCCATTGCTATATTATGAGCAATGGCTTGATTAGCAACAGCAGATCTAAAACGAAA
Proteins encoded in this region:
- the LOC135961827 gene encoding LOW QUALITY PROTEIN: parkin coregulated gene protein homolog (The sequence of the model RefSeq protein was modified relative to this genomic sequence to represent the inferred CDS: substituted 1 base at 1 genomic stop codon), whose protein sequence is MAYTTRSNFKHNHYFACCKTAFEEGRGYRSKSANPPSSLLSLYSAPISGIKTRHVPPFSIQSQQKNTVVASGPLDYSSETASERGKTKSKLWIVIFKKQXSTIKYCLFNYCSKNFHHSNSFRMYFDRGDLPIKMEYLCGGDKIGWTVDIEKLDYSLYLPLFFDGLCEIEHPYKTYARQGVSDLLLAGGEKVHAVIPQLILPLKNALSTKNLEVMCTTLKIIQQLVLSSDLVGPALVPFYRQLLPMFNAYKVKNLNCGDEIDYTQKKNMNLGDLIDETLQILEIHGGEDAFINIKYMVPTYESCYLN